DNA sequence from the Vicinamibacterales bacterium genome:
GCAACCAGGCACTTCTCCTCGTTTCTGGTCAGCATGATCCCGCTGGCGGAGCTCGACCAATCCATCCTCAGCGGGATGATCGACACGGGTTTCCGGCCTGGCCTGGACGACTGGGAGTTTCCGAACCTGGGTTCGTATATCGAACCCGACGGTCACTGCGCCGGCCAGTCACTCACCGCCCTGTGGTACTTCGTGAACCGCCCTGACGGCCCTGGCGTGCACCTTTGGAACCGCTACGATCGCAACGGCGCCAGGCCGGCCACGCCCGACCTGTGGTACGACGACAGCCGGGCATATCGCCTGGCCTCAACTGTTCACAACGACATCAACTGGGGGACGTGGGAGAACAAGCTGATGTTCCAGTTGGCCGGCGCGAGCGATCACTTGACGCTCCGCGCGTTCGCGTACGCGATGATCGCCACCGGTGAACCGCAGGAAGTGGGCATCTTCAGTTCCACGGGGGGTGGCCACGACATGGTCGCGTACCTGATAAAGGACAGCACTCTCTACATCGCCGACCCCAACTATCCGGGTGACAACAATCGTCGAATCGTGTTCGACCATGCGACCGGAAAGTTCAAGCCCTACAACTCGGGACTCAATGCGGCTGCCATCGCCGCAGGCCATGGCCAGGCCTTCGAAACGATTCAGTACGCCGCGAAGTCGGCTACGGTCGACTGGGGGGTGATTGGTCGCCGCTGGGGGGAGATGCAGGCCGGGTCGATCGGGACCAGCTTGTTTCCGGGATACCAGCTGTACTGGGTGAACGAACAGGGCCAGCCGACGCCGCTGACGGAGGGCGCGGTCATCGAGCAGACCTACGTCAAGTTCGCCTTCAAAGTGACTGGTGCCGCGGAGTCCGCAGCCCTGATCTACCTCAATGGCGCGCCCGCAGAGAAGAGCGTCAACGGAATGTACGAGTTGCGTCCAGGCAGGAATGAAGTCGGCGTGGCGCTTGTCGGCAAGCGCACTGCGGCGCAGAGCGACTACGCCTATATTGACTTCAAGTACGTGAACGTAAACTCTGCCGCGACGCCCGTCGATGATCCGAAGCCGGACAACGACGACAACCTCTGCGCCAGCGTTCTCGAGAGCGCGTCGGCGGCCGGCATGTCGCCGACGGCGTACTACCGTGCCGAGGCGGCGAAGAATCCGCCCGACCCGTCTGGCCAGCCCTCGGCGGCACCGATGGAGGTGGTCGTTTGCGGCTGCCCCGTCAATGTGAGCGACAGCGTCCTGCTGGCCTGCCTGGAAGGCCGAGACCCCAAGCAGCAGTGATCACGCTCAGAAACATGTTCGGAGGGAATCATGGCTAGTCTTCAACGCGCCGCACTCCTCGACACTCTCCGCACGCTCGCCGAGGCCGAAGGCCTCCACGCCGAAAGTGCCGCGAACGGCCTCACCGCCGAGCGCGAGATCCCGATGGGCAAGTGGTTCCTCGGCGGCCGCAAAGCCGTGTACCGCATGTCCTGCAATCTCGATGACAGCGCCCACGACGTGAAGTTCCGCGAGATGACCACGGAGTCGTCTTGGGGCGTGCCGCCGCCAGGCTTCAAGGTCGAGGTCACCTCGCAGTCGGGCATGCGCACCAGGCAGTCGACCACCGTGAAGTCGATCGCGGGCGGCGGGACATTCGACATCGGGCACTTCCGCGAGGCACTCGAGACCGCGGTCGGCGCGGCCGGCTGGCAATTCCATCTCGAAGCCGGGCGCCGGCCCTGACCAGAAAGCAGTCGACGACACGTCTGACGAGCCTTTTGCTGGGTGGTAGGAGAGGCGGCGGAGCCCTAGATGTCGGCGCGTGAGAGCGCGCGCATGGCCACCAGCAGCGGCGCGATCAACCAGGCGAAGAGCGACGCCGCGATCAGGACCGCCGCCATTCCCGCCCCGCCGGTAAAGCGCAACAGCGCCAGCGACGCCGCCCCGAACGCGGCCGTGCCTTCGATGGCGAGCAGCGACCCGGTGCGGGCCGCGTCCACCGGATTGATCAACGTCGCCGTAATCAGCAGGCGCGACGCGGTGCCCGACCGCAACATCGAGGCGACGCCAAGCACCGCTACGTCGAACATCACCACCGTGACGAACCAGACCACCAGGGCCGCGGCCAGCACGCGGGTGCGGCGGCCGGCGTTGATGCTGGCGAGCAGGGTGGCGATGGCGAGAAACACGCCGGTGATGGCGACGGCGGTCAGCACCAGCGCGCCGTAGCGCCAGAGCCCGTCCGGACCGGCCTGGTATTGCATGAACACCCCCGCGATGCCGAAGCCGATGAACTCCGCCGCGGCCAGCGCCAGCCACACGCCCAGCATCCGCCCCAGCAGGATGGCGCCCCGGTGCACCGGTTGCGAGTAGAGCAGCTCCGCGGCGCCGCGGTCGGGCGTGAGGGCGAGCCCGCCGAACACCAGCGCGGCCAGCGGCACCAGCAACAACACGATCTGGACCAGCGACACGGCGGTGCGCGAGAAGTCCTGGACGCCGTACCCGCCGGAGAGGATGTAGCCGGCGCCCGACACCGCGAGCGCGAGCAGGGCGAAAACCACGGCGAACAACTGCAGCCACCGCGACCGCACGGCCAGCACGAGCTCGTAACGCGCGCAGATCCAGAGCACCGATCGCAGGGAGGTCATGGGATCACCGCCGCCTGGCTGCCGCCGGCCGCGGCCGGATCGGCGTCTCGAGACGCCGCGTCGGCATGGGCGAGCAGGCCAGACGCCATCGGCGTGGAAGTTGAGGTCCTGGTGAACACCGCGGTCCGTGCCTCCACCCAGGCACCGGTGCGATGGTCGGTCACGTAGACCACCGCATCGGCCGGCGCGGCGCGCCTGGCCAGGTAGTCCCGCAGGCAGCCGATCTCGTCGAAGAACACCGGCTCGTCGCCGGCGCGGACGATTTGCGCGGCCGTGGCGCGTGACACGATCGTCATGCGGCAGTAGGCGCACGCGTCTTCGCCCAGTGCCACGGTGGCCGGCTCCGGCGGCCCTCCGGCACACGCGCTCATGGTGACCAGGGCGGCGGCCAGCATCCACCTCGTCATGACGCCGCTCCAATCAGCTCGCGATAGAACGCGTCGAGCCGGCCTTCTTCCGCGGTGAGGCCACGGATCTCGGCGCCGGACTCGCGGATCAGATCGAGCACCAGCGGGCGCGTCGATGCCGAGCCGGGGATGATCAGCTCATCGCCGGACCACCGGGCCTCGGGGGCGCTGGCGCGGACGCGCTCGAGCAGCCCGTCGATTCGCGCCGCCAGCCGCACGCGCATGACGCCACGGTCCGCCAGCCGCGCCGCCAGGTCGCGCTCGGTGAACTGGGCCACGAGCTTGCCGGCGACGATGACCGCGACGACGTCGGCGAGGCGTTCGATGTCGCCGAGCTGGTGCGAGCTGAAGAAGACGGTGCCGCCCGAGCGCCGGCGCGTCTCGACCAGGCCATAGAACGCACAAAGGCCATCGGGGTCGAGCGCCGCGGTGGGCTCGTCGAGCAGCAGCACTTCGGTGGTGCCCAGCGTGGCCACCGCCAGCCCGAGCCGCTGCACCATGCCGCCGGAGTAGGTGCCGACGGTCCGCGCCCCGGCGCCGTTGAGCGACGCGAACTTCAGGACGCGATCGGCGGCATCAGCGGGAGCCGAGCGCAGCCGGCGGTAGAACTCGACGACTTCGCGGCCGGTGAGCGTTTCCGGAAACGACACCCGCTGCGGCAGGAACGAACAGGAGCGGCGGCCGCGAGGGTCGAGTGCGCTGATGCGATCGTGGCCCAACACCACCTCGCCGGCGTCGGGCCGGATCAGGCCGGCCGCCGCCTTGATCGACGTGGTCTTGCCGGACCCGTTCGGTCCGAGCAGCGCCACCACCGCCCCGGACGGCACCACCAGCGTCAGGGCGTCCACGGCGGTCCTGCCGTCGAAGCGCTTCGTGAAGGCGCGGTATTCGATCACGATGCCCGCCTTGGCCCGCCGAAGCCTGGGCGGAGGCGGCCCGCCGCGAGCAACCCGCCGCCAAGCAGGAGGAGAAGGAGCGGCGGGCCGGTGCTCGCGACGGAGCGGGATGCGGCGACGGACGCCTGCGTCGGCACCGCGTCGAGAACGGGAAGACGCGCCAGCGGATGCGCGTCGACAACGGGAATCGGGTCGAGGACCGGGAAGGCCCGTTCCGCCGCGCCCAGCGCCGTTGCCGCCAGGCTGCGCGAGAACAGGTCGGCGGCGGTCAGGTTGCCGCGCAGGTGATCGAACACATTCGACAACCGGTACGGCCGGTCGCTGACGCCGTCGCCGTCGAGGTCGGGGTCGCCGTGGTCGGACCAGTAGTTGCCGTCGAACACGGTGTCGGTGCGCTTGCCCGACAGCGACAACGGTGTCAGGTTGCCGACGAAGGCGTTGCCCTCGAAGGTGTTGGCGCCACTCGAGTCGTAGATCACCAGCGCCATGTCGGACATCGCCACGAGGTTGCGGCGGAAGTGATTGCGGTACGAGCCCTCGAGGAAGATGCCGCGGGCGTTGTCGGCAATCAGGTTGTCTTCGGCCACCACGTCGTCACATGCCTTGAGGAGCAGGCCGACCGAGGCGAAGCCGCGGTTGTTCACGAAGCGGTTGCGGCGGAAGACCATGCGGTTGGAATACATCAGCGCCGCGCCGGCGGCGCCGCGCTCGAACACGTTGTCTTCGAACACGTTGTCGTCCGAGAACATGTAATGGAGGCCGTAGCGGAGGTCGCTGGCGTGGTTGCCGCGCACCAACCCGTGAGACGAGGACTGGATGTAGAACCCGTCGCGGGCGCCGGTGATGGTGTTGCCGGTCAGGCGGAAGCGCAGGCTGTTCCAGACGTGGATGCCGCTGCCCTTCTCGCCCGGATCGCGCCCGGGAATGCCGGTGATCGTGGTCTGCTCGACCGTTGCATCGTCCGCTTCCCGCAAGTAGACGCCGAACAGCGCCTGGCGGATGCGGCAGTCGCGAATGGTGACGCGCGCCGCGGCGACGTGAATGCCGGAGGTGTCCCGGCCCAGGTCGCCGGTGCCGCGGCCGTCGATATCGAAGCCCTCGATGATGACGCCGGCGGCACGCACGCGGACCACGCTACCGGTGCCCGATCCGCGGAGGGTCGGACGACCCATGCCGCTGAGGGTGATCGGGACATCGATGAACAGGTCGCCGTCGTAGGTGCCGGCCGGCACCACCACTCGATCGCCACGGTGCGCGCGATCGACCAGGGCCTGGAGGGGCGAGGCGTGCTGCGCGGGCGGACGTCCCTCGACCCCGGGCCCAGGCGGCAGCGCGTCCGGGTCGGTCACGGCCCCCTGCAGCAGGCCCATCAGCAACAATACCGTGCCCGCCGTCATGAGGTCATCCCCGGTCCGCCGCCACGGGGGGCACGCGGTGGCGGGCTTGCCACCACGTCCAGAGCAACGCGCCGAGCAGGAGCACCACCACGCCGGCCATCGCGTACGACGCCGGCCGGGGGTACGAATAGACCTCGAAGTTCGCGATCTGCCGGTAGCCGAACATCGGCGGCATGAATGGCGGCACCTGCACCGCCGCCTCCGGCGCCAGGTCGTGGCCGTAGCGATACAGCTTGTAGCCGAACGACCACAGCGAGAAACCGCCGAAGTAGACGAACAGCATGGTCACATCCACCAGCGCGACGACGGTGCCGTGGACCGCGGCGCGCAGCACGATCAGGCCGAGCGCACCAATCACGAACGGCATCCACTTGAACTCGGTGAACGATTCGTTCACCAGGTCGTGCATGCCGATGTAGTGGTTGAGCAGGTTGATTTCCTTGACGTCCTGTCCGTTGTTGCCGCCGACCAGCGTGTAGGAATAGATGTCGAGGCGAAGCCCCTCTGGATACTGCGGTGCGAACATCGTCAGGTTCCAGAGGGGGAAGAAATAGGTGGCCACCAGCAGCACCGCCGCGGCGAGGAGCATGAGTCTCGCCGGGTAGCCGATCGGTTGATCGAGAAACCGATTCGCGCGTTGGAGGGACGCCTGCATGATGACCACCTCAAAACTGCTTCTGACTTCTCACTTCCGACTGCTCACTTCACGATCATGTAGCCCTGCATCTCCTGGTGTAGCGCCGAACAGAAGTTGGTGCAGTAGTAGGCGAACACGCCGCTCTTCTTGGCGGTGAAGGTCACCGTCTTGGTCTCGCCCGGGTCGATCACGACGTTGATGTTGTAGTCGAGCAGCCCGAAGCCGTGCAGCTCGTCGGTGGTCTGCTCGATGTTGGTGATGGCCACCGTCACCTCGTCACCGGCGCTGACCTCGAACGAGGTCGGCGTCAGCGTCGAGCGCACCGCCACCACCTTGACCAGCACCTTCTTGCCGTTGCGGGTGACGCCGGCGTCCTTGACGTCCCAGACCGCCATCGGGTGCTTGTTCTCCTCTTTCGGATACACCTCGATCGGGTGGATCTTGTCGGCCTTGATGATCTGCGCGTAGTGCGGCTCGGGCTCGGTGAAGGCGTCGTAGAGCAGCTTCATCTTCTCCTCGGTGATGTCGAGGAGCTGAGACGACTCGGGCTGCGACGGTCCGACGTTGAGGTGGCGGCCGTGCGACAGCTTGTTGAGGCCG
Encoded proteins:
- a CDS encoding ABC transporter permease subunit, producing the protein MTSLRSVLWICARYELVLAVRSRWLQLFAVVFALLALAVSGAGYILSGGYGVQDFSRTAVSLVQIVLLLVPLAALVFGGLALTPDRGAAELLYSQPVHRGAILLGRMLGVWLALAAAEFIGFGIAGVFMQYQAGPDGLWRYGALVLTAVAITGVFLAIATLLASINAGRRTRVLAAALVVWFVTVVMFDVAVLGVASMLRSGTASRLLITATLINPVDAARTGSLLAIEGTAAFGAASLALLRFTGGAGMAAVLIAASLFAWLIAPLLVAMRALSRADI
- a CDS encoding nitrous oxide reductase accessory protein NosL, producing the protein MTRWMLAAALVTMSACAGGPPEPATVALGEDACAYCRMTIVSRATAAQIVRAGDEPVFFDEIGCLRDYLARRAAPADAVVYVTDHRTGAWVEARTAVFTRTSTSTPMASGLLAHADAASRDADPAAAGGSQAAVIP
- a CDS encoding ABC transporter ATP-binding protein yields the protein MIEYRAFTKRFDGRTAVDALTLVVPSGAVVALLGPNGSGKTTSIKAAAGLIRPDAGEVVLGHDRISALDPRGRRSCSFLPQRVSFPETLTGREVVEFYRRLRSAPADAADRVLKFASLNGAGARTVGTYSGGMVQRLGLAVATLGTTEVLLLDEPTAALDPDGLCAFYGLVETRRRSGGTVFFSSHQLGDIERLADVVAVIVAGKLVAQFTERDLAARLADRGVMRVRLAARIDGLLERVRASAPEARWSGDELIIPGSASTRPLVLDLIRESGAEIRGLTAEEGRLDAFYRELIGAAS
- a CDS encoding nitrous oxide reductase family maturation protein NosD — translated: MTAGTVLLLMGLLQGAVTDPDALPPGPGVEGRPPAQHASPLQALVDRAHRGDRVVVPAGTYDGDLFIDVPITLSGMGRPTLRGSGTGSVVRVRAAGVIIEGFDIDGRGTGDLGRDTSGIHVAAARVTIRDCRIRQALFGVYLREADDATVEQTTITGIPGRDPGEKGSGIHVWNSLRFRLTGNTITGARDGFYIQSSSHGLVRGNHASDLRYGLHYMFSDDNVFEDNVFERGAAGAALMYSNRMVFRRNRFVNNRGFASVGLLLKACDDVVAEDNLIADNARGIFLEGSYRNHFRRNLVAMSDMALVIYDSSGANTFEGNAFVGNLTPLSLSGKRTDTVFDGNYWSDHGDPDLDGDGVSDRPYRLSNVFDHLRGNLTAADLFSRSLAATALGAAERAFPVLDPIPVVDAHPLARLPVLDAVPTQASVAASRSVASTGPPLLLLLLGGGLLAAGRLRPGFGGPRRAS